ATGAAATTCTGTCATCAAGACATGAGAAGCATCAACTACTCATGTGCTGAGTTTGTCAGCTACCAGATGCTGTAGCATTTATGTGTAGTGAAGGGAACAGCTACAACCGTCCCAGCTGTTCAACTGGAACATTTGACTTCAGAGACGCTGCTAGTACAGattcactttttcatttttaaaaccctGAGAGACCTGAAACAACAATTAAGGACacaatttcatttttttgtgcCAAGCAAAATTTATCACAGCACACCTGACGCCAAAATGTCTGAAAGCCTTGAAGAGAGATCAGCCTGGGAACGTAAATGAGAACGTTTTCTAGTGTGTAAGAAAGAAATCTGCCCTGTGCAGTATGATAGGTGAGGGAAAGATGAGTTGGGCTCCTTTTTCTGAAGTGTCCACAGCAGTTTCACGTTGGGaaatgtgagagaaaaaaatgacactGAATCTGACAAGTCATAGAAACTCCAAGTGTACCTGCAGCTGAAAGCCCACTAAGTATGTTGGGTTGCTCCAGGGACCGGCAGACAGGCTGATCGCTGAAAGCACCGGTGTGAAGAGACCGCAGGAAGGGAGCAGAGCTGCCGCACAGATAGTCTTCTGTCTTGTAATCAGCCACGGAGCAGTCTGACAAAACGGTGACTCTCAGCTCTCTGTGCTGCAGACAGTCAAACACCTGCAAGAGACAACGACAACAACTTAAAGCACCTTTCAGGACTGGATATTAATGGATGCAACATTCCTCACATCACTACCACAAACAGGAGCCTGCACAAAGCAGGATTAACCtttaaaatgcctttttttctttgttttatgtaaaaaagcTCAACACTTTTCATACAGACTTTGTCTCAGTTGTCAGATCATgaagctaaaatgatgtaaaatataCTTATTTATGAATATAGCACCATAATCCTGAATTCAAGATTTAAATGTGAATAATACACCATGTAACCATGGCCATTATAAGCGACAGCGGCCAGAGTTTTAAGGGTAACACATGTTATCAACAAACTGAAACTGTGGCAGCAGACATTAAAATTTCCCTTTGCCCTATAATCTATTTTCCTTTCCATTCAAAGATTAAGTGCCTTCATTAGTTTCTAGTTCTCAAACCAGCTCGTGATTCCCGTCACAGTCCCTCCTGTTTGGCTGGAAACaagtaaaaatctgaaacaaatGACCCTTCAGATCATGTCTGAATACTTCTATGCTGCTAGATAACAGTCTGGTAGATATTTGCATATGTAGCTTTAATTAGTGAGTGCTACATTCATGCTTTGTGCTCCGTTTTTAACATCACACTCCGAGCTGACAGAATCTAATTAAGTCCTCCTGCTGCCACATCGCTGTGCTTCATgactgaaacagaaagaaacctGTGCATAGATCTGAATCTGCAATCTGTTTGcaggatgaggaggagcagcCGCCCTAAACGTCTGCAAAACAGCATCAGTGTCAATATGCTGACGGAGTGGTAGGATGTACCTTTTGTGTCCACTGAAAGAGCTGATCTTCTGCAATGTGGCAAGTCACCTGGCATATCAAAACCTTCAGGAAACGAGACATTTCATTAAACACTTATAGACGTAACAGATATTTAATCAGTGCTGAAGCAGTAAATGGTAATATaacttaaaaaatgaacatatgGAGCAGAATAAAAAATAGCTGGAGAGGAAGACAGGTGGGCGTTTAATGCAAGCGTTGCATTGCAGTGAATATTGTGTCTGGATGGCCTGAAAGTACATTTTCAGGTTCAGAAGTCATTCAGCGATTGCGAGGTAAACAAAACACTTAGGAGGACCCACAATAAGGAAAATTGCTCAATTACATTTTCCAGCTGGTGGCGCATGGATTTCATGAGCCACACAATGATCATACGAACAAAGATTGATATGTTGTTTCACTGTTTGCTCCACAAAACATcagaaaagacatttaaatataGCTCAAGAACTGAAAAGctaaaaatatttgcatttttgctTCACATACAAAGATGCATTTCAACACAAATGTTGGTTTCTACCCTCCAAAAAGCAACTGATGATTCCCTGCAGATGTACGTTAAAAAAATCCAACCTTTGCTACatgccatttttatttccacctccacaaacaaaaagaagtttCCATCCTTTAAATCCCAGACTTCACACAACTGAACACAAAAACCATCTGTGATATAACTCGCTGGCTTGTGGGTCACCGAGACAGAAGTCACCATGTTTAGATAAGTGGGTGGAGGTAGGAAGTTATTGGACAGCGTCCTTCTTTTATGACTTACATCTGTTAAAgtctaaatatatttatagaagGATCAACGATCAGAGGACTGGATTAAGAGTAAGTGGATGGAGAGGAATCCCAACAATTAGATcctaacataaaaaaacaaactaaatttaatgAGAAACTTTGGAAACAAACATCATGGATTTAGCTGCAAAGCCAAATAACTAATTTTTAAGATTAAAGCAGTAAAAAGGTGCAATCACGAatcttaaaaaagcaaaaaaaacctTCAAAAGCATCACAAAAATCTTCGTCCTCGGACAGATGAATTATTAAATGATTGTTAATTAAAGCAAACTCCCGCTGCCATGAGGTTTGCACAGCAAGTttaaacaaccagaaaacaaagTGTGGATTTCCATGGTTTCATAATCATAACAGCCTGCTGATGACAGAATGTTCAGTAAATCACTGATATATAAATTAATCGTTAATTGTCACATATCCCATGAACACAGCTGCTCCTGCAGTGCATTTAATACCTGCAGCCATCCGAAGGAAAACAGACTAGTGATGAATTTCAGCTTCGCCGTTCTCTCAGTTGTTCACTGCATTTATCTTGATTAAATCACGTCGGATGACGCCTGGCTAATAGAAAGCATCCACACACACCCCTCCACCCGAGCAACTGTTGGGTTGTAACTCTGTTTTCTGGCAGTTAATGTGACAGACGGCAGATTACCACATTTCATTTATTCTGTGTGTGTAATGGTTTTCTGTCCCACTTCTGAAAACGAAGCAAAGTTTCAttatttgctgttaaaatgcACCGTGGTTACAACACTGCTGTATCAGATCAACTGTGGTGAAATTATCCTTTAATACGTCACCTGTTTGTAGCCTGACTACAAACCAGGCGCAGCTAATGTAATGAGCTCTTAACAGAAATAAGCAAACATCTCGGCAGCACAGAAAAACTCAACCAAAGATGAGAAGCAAATTCATTAAACTCAATGATCACCGAGTCCTCCACGCTTTGAGGCGATAATGATACGTGTTTTTCTCAGCGTGACTCACTGATGGATTGTCCTTGTGTCTGTAGAAAACACATGCAGAGTCCTCGCTGGTTTGCCCAGCTACAGCCCGACACCGCTCGTTCCACACCGATGCTCGGCCAAGCGCGTCCCAGTTTGCAGGGGCGAGAACGTACCCTGACAGAAAGCCTGCAAAGACACACCCGCTCATAGTCAGCAGCAGCTCACAGGACACCATCCTTTTATTCACTTCAGCTGATTTGATGTAGCAataagttttgttttggttattttatttaaattaatgtcTATCTGCTGTATCCAACAATAGAACCCAAATTAAGTACTTTCATTTACAGACACGTCCTCATGAAACATAGTTAGTGCCGTTTACATCTCAAACCCTGACTGGAAAATTACCAGAACTATTTTAACAACTGGCCACATTCATGAGGACCTCTCAGATGTGACAAAATTAACTCTATGTCCAAAAAAtgacaattaaataaacatatttctaCATCATATTCAGAAAATCTGCATCATGAAGACATCTTGTGCTTTACAAAGGTTTGATGAACGTTTTACACTTAAAATGGTTCACAAAATAGGACATGATGCATTAATACTGGAGCTTGGCGATTAATCAATTTTCTCAACTAATTCCATTTTTgccctttatgttttttttcatgaaaacctGGATTTTTAACACCTTGACGCCTGGTGCTACAAAATATGAGTATAGTCTACCTGAGGaacatttacatgtgaaaaCATATTAAGTATAATTGAAAACTATTGTTTCCCATCCTCATGAAAATcagtcagttttatttgtatacccttttacaaaaaccaaaacgtatttaaagtgctttacaacagagtcatatgtaaaaaaaaaaacaatgtataaaaacataaaataattaaaacaacacaaagaaacacgGCTGGAAAGTGCTCCAATGCTGCAGGGCATTAACGGCTTTCCAGAAGTGCATAAACAGGATGagaataacaaaaaatacaccTAAAAACAAGACTGCCCCAGTCAGAATTAAAAGCCTATTTCTACAAAAGTGTGTCTGCAGCTTCGATTTAACAAGGCTGAGGTCAGCAGTAACGTGACTGTGGGGGCAGTTTTTCCACAGTGGAGGACCATCAAGCACGAAAGGAGGATCCCCCCACTGTTTGTCTCCACCCTGGAAATCCCAGCAGAAGCCGACCCGAAGAACGCAGCGTCCCGCCATGATTAGGATAATTAAATCCCTGACAGGCCATTAAcggcattaaaaacaaacagaagtttAAAATGGATTCTAAAGAGAACTGGAAGCCGGTGGAGCAACGGCAGCACGGGGTTATGTGTTCACGTCTGGATGTGCTTGTTAAATTCAGGCAGCAGCGTTCTGTACAAGTCGGAGATGAGAAATTGAAGACTGACTGGGGCCAACGTTAGAGGCATTACAGCACAGTCCTGAACTTACGGATGCATAGCCTTCACAAGATCCGGCTGATTGAGAAAGGGTTTCACTTTGAAAAAGCTTGTTCTAACAACAGAACCCATCTGTTTATTAAAGTTCAGCCCACCATCAAACGTTACAGCAAGATTTTTAACGTGATTTAAAAAGGGGCCAGAGCTCTACAGCCGGTGAAAACAGTCGCCACAGTGACGTGCCAAAGCTGGTACAACCAGTCATGCTGTCAAACCCTCTGTGCCAACCACTGCTTTACATCATTTATACAATCCAGTAGCTTAGTAAGCGCAGTATTTTCATTTGGTCTCACGGGCAACTACATCTGCATATTGTcagcataaaaaagaaaagacagattaTGTTCTCTCATAACTGACCCCAAAGGTAGCAAACACAATGGGCCAAGAATAGCCCCCAGCTTCTGAGGCTTTAGCTTAATTGTACTGTTTTGGAGACGTGCTTATGCAACTCAGTGGGAATTACTTCATACAAACCTGGATTCGGATCATATGCCATTTGCTGACTTTCACTGATTGTAATGCATCAACACTGTAGTACTTTTGTTTGAAAGATAATAAAGAACTTTCTTGTACACAGTGAAAATAAAGTCAATGTGAGGATTTCTTTGTAAAGTACtgagctgtgttttctgttcctgaaTCACAAAGAAATCTCTGGCTGCACTGGACGCCGGGATGGTGAGAACATTCCTTACAATAAGCACAAGGTTTGGAAATACTCTTAAGATACTCCTAAGTAAAGATGACCCCGTTGACTGATAAGTAAAACACTTGTCATGTCcacaaaaattacaaaaataacccccaaaaaaacagaaaatcctaTTCTCATCCCCGACTCATTAAAGAAATATCCGCCAGCACCTGTGAGAGTTCATTTTTGTGCTTGGGTACTCGACCATGGGTTACTGCCGTTATGACAGCTGAAACTGCCGAAGATTTAAACCAGAGCAGAACGCCGGCCACCagatttcattcagttttaatttccACACAGCAGCCAAACACTCATTTGTTCTGTAATAATACTGCGTGGGCAGGTACTGTAGTGCAGGGCTATTTAATTCAGACATGTATTGAACAGTTGGGTTATTTAATTTGTTCCTACGatggccacagtcctgcaggttttcaatgttttcctaCTCCAACATACCTACTTACATAAAATGgctccaacagcctatgaagttctgcataACCCCTTATCATTTGAGtcatgtgtgttggagcagggaaaccttgaaaacctgcaggactgcagcccttgtgGACCAAGTACATGGACCTGTCACAGGGGCTTAGTGGCTGCTACTTACTGGCTGCATTGTGTCCCACAGCGAGGATGAAGTCTGAACACTGCAGCTTGTTCCCAGAACTCAGTGACTCGGAGACTTCAGGGCTCCAGTGCAAATGAACCTCCCTGAAGGATGATGATAGATAAACaggaagattttaaaaatgtttgtgatgCAAAATAATCAGCTAACAACATAAACAACCTGTAAATCCTAGAAAGATTTTTAAGGTTCTCCCCATACTTTCTAATTAATGTAATTCCTTAATCTTTTCAGTTAATACATTTAAATCTCTTAAAGCACAGAAACTAAAACATCATGAACACATTTTTAACAAAGCTTTCATGACCAATTTGTGTTTATGTCAGTCCCTAGTGCTGAATGGCCCTATGTTATTCAGCAAAGTGTTTGTGTTCGTGAGCACCATCAGCCCACGCACAACATAAATGGGATGGGAAAAATAATACAAAGACGTCACTCTCCTAAGATGCACGACAAATTACAGCCCCCACAATGACCGCATCCCCTGACAGTCGCTTCGACAAACATCTTCATAAAGGGAAATTAACTGCTGTTGCATTAGTTTGttagttttaatttgtttggtttCAGCTGCATGTCCATCATTACCTGTCACATTTGAAATTTTAGCTCGCAATTAATTTGAAtaagtaatttaattttacatgttCATTATTTACAATAGTATAAGCGTACTTAAAACTGGACTGTACCCATGGACCTTACCAAGAATACCAGGTATTCAATggctttaaattaacattatATTTGTGATTTAGagtttgtaaataaaacattgtggACGTCATGTCTATGCAGAAGACAGGAGCACAACAACATTAAATCATTACAAGCCGATCAGCTTCATCAAGCATAGGAAACAATGCTGACTTATGGCACTTCCATCACATTCactcagctgtttttgttttggtgttttgttttgtcttgtttttttaatgcagatgaAAGATAATGATGAAAGGTAATGCttcaagatggaaaaaaaatgtaacatgcAAGATAATAGATAAAGGTTCATATTTACAAATTCTTCAGTAAATGATGTTAAGCATAGACGTGTTGACAAAGGCCACAATTCTCTTCTGAAGCCATGCATGCAAGTTATTAGCAGAAAATGCTCAAAAGCAGAGCTTCAGTCAGGGGTGTCTCGCTCcggagggctgcagtcctgcaggttttagatgtgtccctgctacaacacacctgatttaaattaatcttCCCTCAACAGCTCGTTGTCAAGTGCTGCCAGGTATGATGgcccattaatctgattcaggtagGAAACATCCAACCTGAAAGACAGCACCCTTCAAGGAGCAGCCCCTATTAATCCACCAGCGCTAGTCCGGCTTTTTCTGTGAAATTGTCTGACTTCAAAAAGTTCTGCAGCCGATTATTCACCTAATATGACAACAGAGTTTACAGTAAATGTCtctttaatgtgtattttctgtATTCTAACAAAACATTGGAATCCAGCCGAGATTAGCAGATTTCTAATATATATGTAGCTGGTCCTACTTCTCCAGTTTTAATCCAGGGTGAGGATTTTtacacaaattattttattcacagCTGAATTGTTTAATATAATGTACGGTAGAAAATTTAAGGGTTCAACATGTTTATCCGGTGCCTCATCAATGAGGGGCGTTGAAGTGAAACCACACTGAAATCTCGTGTCATGTTAGCTACGTTAGCAAACAGCTACTGGAAGGTGGCTGTCTGGGTGCCACGCGTGACacaaaccagttaaaaatacGAGGAAGATGTCTACATTCTACTTTACTTAAATGGGAATATTAAATTTGATTCAAgtaacttattaaacatttcGTTTTGTGCCTTCCTGTCTCCATGCTACGTTGCTAACGTCATTCACCTCTTTTCCTCCAGTTCTCTGCGGATTTGTTGATCTTCTTCGTTTTCATCaaaatcttcttcctcttcGTCCACAGCCCGAGAATAAACCGACAACACTTCACCGAAAAACGTGGCCATATTCGCAGAGTATGGGACCAAAACGAAAGTTTAGCTAGCGAAGCTACCTGAAGCCTTAACTGGTACACAGCACTTCCGCCAGAAATGCCAACAAAATAAAAGCGTCCGAACAACGTTTAGTCCTTCATAATAAAAGCGTTTATTCCAAACAAGGATCCTATGGACCACTTGGTCATGGTCGAAGGTCAAAGGGAATCTTGTTAAGGCCTTCTGACTCAATCAAGTGTACTGCTTATATACATGCACTGTTACAGGCTTAAGCTGGAGCACTGCAGATGAATAGAGGAAAACCAATGAAGCACTAATTATTTCTTccttgtaacaatgcttcttgacAATAAATCGTATACagttggaaagcctgtttatttcccttttaaatggaatttctaaggaaatgtttaaaacatttagtgggatgagcagcagcatAGTGTATGAGGGCTGTGCCTGTGAAAAATTGGTCAAATTGTCTTTGCCATGCCAATCAATTTATTCTGCTGTTGTTTGGCATTGTTCATTGGCTGATTGAAATCTGAAAAAACTATACATGTTGGAAATCGAACAATTTCTTAATTTATCAGACAGTAGTCTCAGTACCATGTAAAAGAACCATACACAGCAACAGCTGCttggcacctcctcctcatgctgatcaccagcttggtcacacactgctgtgaggtagcatcccattcctcaaccagcATTTCTCACCACTCAGCCAGTGTGGCTGAGTTGGTCACTCTGGCAAGACCAGCACGCCAAAGCTGGTCCCACAATCATTCAGTGGGGTTGACTGGTCACTCTCAAATTCTAGAGGAAGTCTGATAAACGCAGCTCTGTGGGGGCAAGCATTGTCGTCCTGGAGGATAGTTTGGTCCCACACTGTGGAGATATGGCACTGCCACAGGTTGCAGAATCTTATCAGGCTCCAGTCAGGCATCTGCTTAGTTGTCAAACTAACATGGTCTT
The sequence above is a segment of the Melanotaenia boesemani isolate fMelBoe1 chromosome 15, fMelBoe1.pri, whole genome shotgun sequence genome. Coding sequences within it:
- the psmg1 gene encoding proteasome assembly chaperone 1 — protein: MATFFGEVLSVYSRAVDEEEEDFDENEEDQQIRRELEEKREVHLHWSPEVSESLSSGNKLQCSDFILAVGHNAASFLSGYVLAPANWDALGRASVWNERCRAVAGQTSEDSACVFYRHKDNPSVLICQVTCHIAEDQLFQWTQKVFDCLQHRELRVTVLSDCSVADYKTEDYLCGSSAPFLRSLHTGAFSDQPVCRSLEQPNILSGLSAAVLNHCQVHRIAAVVYQCYSDVIGLDSVTMETYKPALTNLGRSIQLDTSPNTAILHKFVRTTEVQSNLYI